From Paenibacillus sp. V4I7, one genomic window encodes:
- a CDS encoding ABC transporter permease, which produces MQTPNHTTENNYKFAPVSDKSLTGERIVRPSLNYWQDAWRRLKKNRLAMAGLIILATLIVLAIIAPMLSNFDYQTQDLKLRNAKPSGDHWFGTDDFGRDLWTRVWVGTRISLFIGITAALIDLVVGVIYGGISAYYGGKVDEVMQRVIEIVYAIPFLLIAILLIMVIGSGISSIIIAYSITGWVPMARLVRGQMLTLKEQEFVLASRTLGASPWRIIMRSLIPNALGIIIVQITFVVPSAIFTEAFLSFIGLGVRPPLASLGNLLSDGANSMRLYAYRLITPTIVFSLILISFNVLGDGLRDALDPKMRK; this is translated from the coding sequence ATGCAAACTCCAAATCATACAACAGAGAACAACTATAAGTTTGCTCCCGTTTCAGATAAATCTTTAACTGGCGAAAGAATTGTTAGACCTTCGCTCAATTATTGGCAGGACGCATGGAGACGACTTAAGAAAAATAGACTGGCTATGGCTGGCTTAATTATATTGGCTACATTGATAGTGCTTGCGATTATAGCGCCTATGCTATCAAATTTCGATTATCAGACACAAGATTTGAAACTAAGAAATGCTAAACCTAGCGGAGATCATTGGTTTGGGACTGATGACTTTGGCCGTGATTTATGGACGAGGGTATGGGTTGGCACACGTATATCTTTATTTATAGGAATTACAGCAGCTCTCATTGATTTAGTGGTTGGTGTAATTTATGGCGGTATATCGGCTTATTATGGTGGTAAAGTAGACGAAGTGATGCAGCGTGTGATTGAAATTGTCTATGCAATTCCTTTCTTGCTAATCGCTATCCTGCTTATTATGGTTATCGGATCAGGAATTTCGTCGATAATTATCGCTTATAGTATAACGGGTTGGGTACCGATGGCACGTTTGGTGCGTGGTCAAATGCTCACGCTTAAAGAACAGGAATTTGTTCTTGCTTCCCGTACACTGGGAGCTTCACCATGGAGAATTATTATGCGCAGTTTGATACCAAATGCATTAGGTATCATTATTGTTCAAATTACTTTTGTTGTTCCATCAGCCATTTTTACAGAGGCATTTTTGAGTTTCATTGGTCTCGGTGTAAGGCCGCCTCTTGCATCATTAGGTAACCTTTTATCTGATGGGGCTAACTCTATGAGGTTATATGCATATCGCCTTATCACTCCAACAATTGTTTTCAGCTTAATTCTAATCAGTTTCAATGTGCTCGGCGATGGGCTTCGTGACGCGCTTGATCCAAAAATGCGCAAGTAA
- a CDS encoding ABC transporter permease — MVKFILRRFLYALITLWLIASFTFVLMKNLPGNPLGEGSERIPKATKEMLMKQYGLDKPLWEQYLTFMNNIIHGDLGASFQFPAHKVTDIIKQAFPSSLELGLISIVIAIISGLTLGIIAALKHNKAGDYTAMFIAILGVSIPSFVLGPLLSYYVGVKWGILPAGLWKGPSYRVLPAIALSFGTIAILARLMRTSMLDVLNQDYIKTAKSKGLSSVTVVVKHTIRNAILPVITVIGPIFVNVITGTLVVEQIFSVPGLGKHFVSSVVSNDYTMISGLTIFYSSILILVIFLTDVVYGLVDPRIRLGKGGK; from the coding sequence ATGGTTAAGTTCATTCTTCGCCGTTTCTTATATGCGCTTATTACGTTATGGCTAATTGCATCATTTACATTCGTATTGATGAAAAACTTACCTGGTAATCCACTTGGAGAAGGCTCTGAACGGATTCCTAAAGCTACGAAAGAAATGTTGATGAAGCAATACGGTTTGGATAAGCCATTGTGGGAACAGTACTTGACTTTCATGAACAACATCATCCATGGCGATCTAGGAGCTTCCTTTCAATTCCCGGCACACAAAGTTACTGATATTATCAAACAAGCATTTCCTTCCTCACTAGAACTTGGGTTGATCTCAATCGTTATTGCAATCATTTCAGGTCTTACGTTAGGTATTATTGCAGCTTTAAAGCATAATAAAGCTGGTGATTATACAGCAATGTTCATTGCGATATTAGGTGTATCCATCCCGTCATTTGTCCTTGGTCCACTTTTGTCTTATTATGTCGGTGTAAAATGGGGCATACTTCCAGCGGGTCTATGGAAAGGTCCAAGCTATCGTGTTTTACCAGCGATTGCTCTTTCATTTGGTACGATTGCGATTTTGGCACGTTTAATGCGTACATCCATGCTAGACGTTCTTAATCAAGATTACATTAAAACAGCTAAATCAAAAGGTTTGTCTAGTGTTACAGTCGTAGTGAAGCACACAATACGAAATGCCATCTTGCCGGTTATCACGGTTATCGGTCCAATATTTGTAAACGTCATCACAGGTACACTAGTTGTTGAACAAATTTTCTCTGTGCCTGGCTTAGGTAAACACTTTGTATCTTCCGTTGTATCCAATGACTATACAATGATCTCTGGTTTAACTATTTTTTACTCGAGCATTCTTATCTTAGTAATATTTCTGACAGACGTAGTTTATGGCTTAGTAGACCCTAGAATTCGTCTTGGGAAAGGCGGGAAATAA
- a CDS encoding peptide ABC transporter substrate-binding protein, with translation MKATKWVSTAVALTLMGSVAIGCAKSGETPATSPTGDTKGTAAPAANKPQEIKINFTAEPPVMDSSKTTANAAFTFLNAFNEGLYRADKDGKAAPALAKDFPKISTDGLTYTIDIRDNANWADGQPVKAQDFVYSFKRTLDPATKAQYSFLVAWIKGGEAVTKAKTPEDVKKAQEALGVKAINDKQLEIKLEKPVAFFTGLLAFATFFPQREDFITKAGDKYGAEVDKVIGAGPFTLSKWDHGQTLELVKNEKYWDAANVKLTKATINIVKDTNTGLNLYETDAADLAEINRDQLKLYAGKPDNVPKPELTNSYLMYQTKKVPALANKKIRQALGMAIDRQAYVDTVLANGSVASTGLVPGGTSDGAGGDFRKSAGETQPKFDAAKAKQLLAEGLKEAGLAALPPMKVNADDTETAKKSLEFILAQWKQNLGYEAIANPVPHALRIELSSKKDFEIALSLWGADYNDPMTFLDMWVTGGEFDEGDYSNPQYDALIKQAQTEVDASKRAKALVEAEKILMDDQGVSPLYFRTRAYLKKPNVEGLVLPSFGKEWDLKWVTIK, from the coding sequence ATGAAAGCGACGAAATGGGTTTCTACAGCAGTAGCATTAACGCTTATGGGTAGTGTGGCAATTGGTTGTGCCAAAAGTGGGGAAACACCTGCAACATCACCAACAGGGGATACTAAAGGTACAGCTGCTCCGGCTGCTAACAAACCGCAAGAAATTAAAATCAACTTTACTGCAGAGCCGCCTGTTATGGATAGCTCCAAAACAACAGCTAATGCTGCTTTTACATTCCTTAACGCATTTAACGAAGGACTTTATCGTGCGGATAAAGACGGCAAAGCAGCTCCAGCACTTGCAAAAGATTTTCCTAAAATTTCTACTGATGGTCTAACTTATACGATAGACATTCGCGATAATGCGAACTGGGCTGACGGTCAACCAGTAAAAGCACAAGATTTCGTTTATTCCTTTAAACGTACATTAGACCCAGCTACAAAAGCACAGTATAGCTTTCTCGTTGCTTGGATAAAAGGCGGAGAAGCTGTAACGAAAGCTAAAACCCCTGAAGATGTGAAAAAGGCACAAGAGGCTCTTGGTGTTAAAGCAATTAACGACAAGCAGCTTGAAATTAAACTTGAAAAACCGGTTGCCTTCTTTACAGGTTTACTTGCTTTCGCAACATTCTTCCCGCAAAGAGAAGATTTCATTACAAAAGCCGGTGACAAATATGGCGCTGAAGTTGACAAAGTTATCGGTGCTGGTCCGTTCACTTTAAGTAAATGGGATCACGGTCAAACACTTGAGCTTGTTAAAAATGAAAAGTACTGGGATGCTGCTAACGTTAAACTTACGAAAGCAACAATCAATATCGTTAAAGATACAAATACAGGACTTAACCTATATGAAACTGACGCGGCTGATTTAGCTGAAATTAACCGTGATCAACTGAAACTATATGCTGGTAAACCAGATAACGTACCTAAGCCTGAGTTGACTAACTCTTACCTGATGTACCAAACGAAAAAAGTTCCTGCTTTGGCTAACAAAAAAATTCGTCAAGCTCTAGGTATGGCTATTGATCGTCAAGCTTATGTTGATACAGTTCTTGCAAATGGTTCTGTAGCTTCCACAGGTTTAGTACCTGGTGGTACTTCTGATGGAGCAGGCGGTGATTTCCGTAAATCTGCTGGCGAAACACAACCTAAATTCGATGCAGCTAAAGCAAAGCAATTGCTTGCTGAAGGTTTGAAAGAAGCTGGCTTAGCAGCCCTTCCTCCAATGAAAGTGAATGCGGATGATACTGAAACTGCGAAAAAATCACTTGAGTTCATCCTTGCACAATGGAAACAAAACCTTGGATACGAAGCTATTGCGAACCCAGTTCCACACGCATTGCGTATCGAGTTGTCCTCTAAAAAAGATTTCGAAATCGCTCTTTCCCTATGGGGCGCGGATTACAACGATCCAATGACGTTCTTGGATATGTGGGTAACTGGCGGAGAGTTTGATGAAGGCGACTACAGCAACCCGCAGTATGATGCTTTAATTAAGCAAGCTCAAACAGAAGTAGATGCTTCGAAACGTGCGAAAGCATTGGTTGAAGCTGAGAAAATCCTTATGGATGATCAAGGTGTATCGCCACTTTACTTCCGTACTCGCGCTTACTTGAAAAAACCAAACGTTGAAGGTTTAGTTCTTCCATCATTTGGTAAAGAGTGGGATCTGAAATGGGTTACAATTAAGTAA
- a CDS encoding DUF3397 domain-containing protein — MMNVLASWISTIYAVLAVAPFITFILMWFLVFLFLRDKKMTTRLTMDVTTLFLLGSVSLMWNQLFHTNFGFWLIALVLLIAFGIIGGYQTHLKGKTELLKVSRVVWRLSFLGLSALYILLFFLHIGKNYIFST; from the coding sequence ATGATGAATGTGCTAGCCAGTTGGATATCTACGATATATGCGGTCTTAGCAGTGGCACCGTTTATTACGTTTATCCTGATGTGGTTTCTAGTCTTTCTTTTTCTTAGAGATAAGAAGATGACAACAAGACTTACCATGGACGTGACGACGTTATTTCTACTAGGCTCTGTTTCTTTAATGTGGAATCAATTATTTCATACGAATTTTGGTTTCTGGCTAATTGCGCTCGTGCTGCTCATCGCCTTTGGGATCATTGGTGGCTATCAGACGCATTTGAAGGGGAAAACCGAACTATTAAAGGTAAGCAGGGTCGTATGGAGGCTTAGTTTTCTGGGTCTATCAGCACTTTACATCCTGCTATTTTTCCTGCACATCGGGAAAAATTATATATTTTCAACCTAG
- a CDS encoding ketopantoate reductase family protein yields the protein MRIMIIGAGSLGLLFAAKLSAFCEHMTVIARTIEQADKLDQKGIELAGTAEAIRTTRSGVIDFRYYIEEAETVNSSLHHFDYLFLMVKQPAITQELINNLKSQMSKDTYLISFQNGIGHEERLGEELGRDRLLLAVTTEGARREGLTAVTHTGHGISYIGTSEDSDHIVNSTHILLVEMLEKAGFQTMMSKNMDVRIWSKLTINAVINPLTAILRVKNGDLLLSTWTRSLMNDLYQETRMVAAAKGILLPDELWDTLLSVCEATSLNHSSMLQDIEQSRLTEIDYINGSLVKMAKELKLEIPTHQTVYQLVKALE from the coding sequence ATGCGCATTATGATTATTGGTGCAGGCTCCTTAGGATTGCTATTCGCTGCCAAGTTGTCTGCTTTTTGTGAACATATGACTGTCATTGCAAGAACGATAGAACAAGCAGATAAGCTAGATCAGAAGGGGATCGAATTGGCTGGAACTGCAGAAGCAATTAGGACTACTCGTAGTGGGGTCATAGATTTTCGCTATTATATAGAAGAGGCAGAAACGGTTAATTCGTCTTTACATCATTTTGATTACCTATTTCTCATGGTCAAGCAGCCTGCAATTACTCAAGAACTAATAAACAATTTGAAGTCTCAAATGTCCAAAGATACCTACCTAATAAGTTTTCAGAACGGAATAGGGCACGAAGAGAGGTTGGGCGAAGAACTTGGGCGGGATCGCTTGCTGCTCGCAGTGACGACGGAAGGGGCTAGACGAGAGGGCTTAACGGCGGTTACTCACACCGGACATGGTATCAGTTATATAGGAACATCGGAAGATTCAGATCATATAGTAAATTCAACACATATTTTGTTAGTTGAGATGCTTGAGAAGGCAGGATTTCAAACAATGATGTCGAAGAACATGGATGTGAGGATTTGGAGCAAGCTGACGATAAATGCAGTAATTAATCCGCTTACGGCGATTTTACGTGTAAAGAACGGAGATCTGCTGCTTTCAACTTGGACGCGCTCTCTCATGAATGACCTTTATCAAGAAACTCGTATGGTGGCGGCTGCCAAGGGGATTTTACTACCTGATGAGCTATGGGACACGCTGCTTAGCGTCTGTGAAGCCACTAGCTTAAACCATTCATCTATGCTCCAGGATATTGAACAGTCCCGACTTACCGAGATCGACTATATTAACGGAAGCCTAGTAAAAATGGCAAAAGAATTAAAACTTGAGATTCCGACTCACCAAACCGTGTACCAATTAGTGAAAGCACTAGAATAA
- a CDS encoding RsfA family transcriptional regulator, whose product MSAIRQDAWSDEDDLILAEVTLRHIREGSTQLSAFEEVGERIGRTAAACGFRWNSFVRKKYEAAIQIAKAQRQKRTQLKKHAAVSISGSSSIGLLDGPELSTGKVETFTEETLSIDAVIRFLRQWRNTYQDMNRHIKNLEKELQDKEDELDRLGRENNKLNKQVNEVETDYRVVNDDYKALIQIMDRARKMAFLVEEEEEEKPRFKMDANGNLERVE is encoded by the coding sequence ATGTCAGCAATTAGACAAGATGCTTGGAGCGATGAAGACGACTTAATCTTAGCGGAAGTGACACTGCGTCACATACGAGAGGGAAGTACACAATTATCAGCATTCGAAGAAGTTGGAGAGCGCATCGGGCGTACAGCGGCAGCATGTGGATTCCGATGGAACAGTTTTGTAAGGAAAAAATATGAAGCGGCTATTCAGATTGCCAAAGCGCAGCGCCAGAAAAGAACGCAGCTCAAAAAGCATGCAGCCGTCTCGATTTCCGGTTCTTCTTCCATTGGACTGCTGGATGGACCTGAGTTGTCTACGGGCAAAGTAGAGACATTCACTGAAGAAACATTATCGATTGATGCTGTTATCCGGTTTCTAAGACAATGGAGAAACACGTATCAAGATATGAATCGTCATATTAAAAACTTGGAAAAAGAACTGCAAGACAAAGAGGACGAACTAGATAGACTTGGCAGAGAAAACAACAAGCTGAATAAACAAGTGAATGAAGTTGAGACGGATTATCGTGTTGTGAATGATGATTATAAAGCATTGATCCAAATTATGGATCGTGCTCGGAAAATGGCCTTCCTTGTTGAAGAAGAGGAAGAAGAGAAGCCACGGTTCAAGATGGATGCGAATGGTAACCTAGAAAGAGTAGAATGA
- a CDS encoding DUF2626 domain-containing protein, with translation MDRMFRVLGFWTLVIALMSLAGDMIPMSLIFFFQTAVFVILGYMRLSERTYILLFWGYMIISFSGFTYWSFFKMSV, from the coding sequence ATGGATCGCATGTTTCGGGTTCTAGGTTTTTGGACACTTGTTATCGCACTAATGAGCTTAGCTGGCGATATGATACCTATGTCTCTGATTTTCTTTTTTCAAACTGCCGTATTCGTCATTCTAGGCTATATGCGCTTGTCAGAACGAACTTACATATTGTTGTTCTGGGGATATATGATTATTTCCTTCAGCGGATTTACGTATTGGTCATTTTTCAAAATGTCTGTCTAA
- a CDS encoding class I SAM-dependent methyltransferase — MNHQLGHPSVVTALKESIQSAEFQAITFRDYMEICLYSEPYGYYRNERPKIGKQGDFYTSSSIGSVMGEMVASFICKQLNNESPPTKPVHIVEWGGGNGRMALHIMGEIMRVEPAVYARLTYTIIESSAYHRQKQRSLLEEHAQVIHFTSETEWLGQSPQDQVYVLANELLDAFPVHRIRYKDLLFQESYVEWQEEEQTFREIWRPISSQHILDFLERSEVQWLDGQIGEINLEAESWVSRVAERIRSGSCIIIDYGDTAEELFASHRYNGTLMCYRKHQAQDDPFIHQGEQDMTSHVNFSSCQIAARQGGFTHCKLQTQREFLVEQGILQRLQDHFDPNPFSEVSKRNRSIRQLLLSDQMSELFKVFIASKQSLPNEKKVSR, encoded by the coding sequence TTGAATCATCAGCTCGGACACCCAAGTGTTGTGACAGCCTTAAAAGAGTCCATTCAGTCAGCAGAATTTCAAGCGATCACATTCAGAGATTATATGGAAATTTGTCTATACAGCGAACCGTATGGCTACTATCGAAATGAGAGGCCAAAAATCGGTAAGCAAGGAGATTTCTATACAAGTTCCTCTATTGGTTCGGTGATGGGGGAAATGGTGGCATCATTTATTTGTAAGCAGCTGAATAATGAAAGTCCTCCTACTAAACCCGTTCATATCGTTGAATGGGGAGGGGGCAACGGGCGTATGGCCCTTCACATCATGGGCGAAATAATGCGAGTTGAACCCGCCGTATATGCTCGTTTAACCTATACAATCATTGAATCTAGTGCTTATCATCGTCAGAAACAGCGATCATTGCTTGAAGAGCATGCCCAAGTTATTCACTTTACAAGTGAAACAGAATGGTTGGGTCAGTCGCCGCAAGATCAAGTTTATGTTCTTGCGAATGAACTGCTGGATGCTTTCCCAGTACACCGAATTCGCTATAAAGACTTGCTTTTCCAAGAGTCCTATGTGGAATGGCAAGAGGAGGAACAGACTTTTCGGGAAATTTGGCGTCCTATCAGCTCCCAACATATATTAGACTTCCTAGAACGTTCCGAAGTTCAATGGTTGGATGGTCAAATAGGGGAGATAAACCTTGAAGCTGAGAGTTGGGTCTCACGTGTAGCTGAACGGATCCGTAGCGGGAGCTGCATAATCATTGATTATGGCGATACAGCAGAAGAACTATTTGCTTCTCACCGGTATAATGGAACATTAATGTGCTATCGCAAGCATCAAGCTCAGGATGACCCATTCATCCACCAGGGTGAGCAGGATATGACATCTCATGTTAACTTTAGTTCTTGTCAAATAGCTGCAAGACAGGGTGGCTTTACTCACTGCAAACTTCAGACGCAAAGGGAGTTTCTGGTGGAGCAAGGGATATTGCAAAGGCTTCAAGACCACTTTGATCCGAATCCTTTCAGTGAAGTGTCTAAGCGAAATCGCTCAATCAGGCAGTTGCTTCTAAGCGATCAAATGAGTGAGCTATTCAAAGTGTTCATCGCAAGCAAACAATCTCTTCCCAATGAAAAAAAGGTGAGCCGCTGA
- a CDS encoding PhoH family protein, whose amino-acid sequence MKKIYVLDTNVLLQDPNALFAFEDNEVVIPAVVLEEIDSKKRNADEIGRNARHVSRLLDGLRTKGNLSDGITLDRGGSIKVELNHRSFAKLQDTFAELTNDNRILAVALNYHLEEQANEYPRPVVIVSKDTLVRIKADVLGIPAQDYLTDRIVAQTDMYTGYITLYVHPSIIDEFYSYRFLTVTSLNLGYMLHPHEFVILRDELGSSKSALLKVTPDAKKLEPLYMSNDPIWGIAARNAQQRMALELLLNDDIPLVTLTGKAGTGKTLLTLAAGLMKIEDDRKYKKLLIARPVVPMGKDIGYLPGEKDEKLRPWMQPIYDNLEYLFDTKKPGDIEKILAGLGSIQVEALTYIRGRSIPGQFIIIDEAQNLSKHEVKTIVSRVGEGSKIVLLGDPDQIDHPYLDASSNGLTYVVERFKQEGISGHITLERGERSHLAQLAADLL is encoded by the coding sequence ATGAAAAAAATTTACGTGTTGGATACCAATGTTCTGCTTCAGGACCCTAATGCTTTATTCGCGTTCGAAGATAATGAAGTAGTCATACCCGCCGTGGTGTTGGAGGAAATCGATTCTAAGAAACGAAATGCGGACGAAATAGGCCGTAATGCGAGACATGTTTCGAGATTGCTGGATGGACTAAGAACCAAAGGCAATTTGTCCGATGGCATCACGCTCGATCGTGGCGGCAGCATTAAAGTGGAACTCAATCATCGCAGCTTCGCGAAGCTGCAGGATACATTTGCAGAATTAACGAATGATAACCGAATTCTCGCGGTCGCGCTCAACTATCATCTAGAAGAGCAGGCTAATGAATATCCGAGACCTGTCGTAATCGTGAGTAAAGATACATTAGTTCGTATTAAAGCAGATGTCCTCGGTATACCTGCACAGGATTATTTAACTGATCGCATTGTTGCACAAACGGATATGTACACAGGATATATAACGTTATACGTACATCCTTCTATCATCGATGAGTTTTATTCTTACCGTTTCTTGACTGTGACATCGCTTAATTTGGGCTATATGCTGCATCCTCACGAATTTGTTATTTTACGGGATGAGTTAGGTTCTTCCAAATCAGCTTTATTGAAAGTGACGCCCGATGCCAAAAAGCTGGAGCCGCTCTACATGAGTAACGATCCCATCTGGGGGATTGCCGCGCGTAACGCGCAGCAACGAATGGCTCTTGAGCTCCTGCTCAATGACGACATCCCGCTCGTCACCCTTACTGGGAAAGCGGGTACAGGTAAGACGCTGCTGACGTTAGCTGCGGGCCTTATGAAGATTGAGGATGATCGTAAATATAAAAAATTGCTAATTGCTCGACCTGTTGTTCCAATGGGCAAGGATATTGGTTATCTGCCTGGTGAAAAAGATGAAAAGCTGCGTCCCTGGATGCAGCCGATCTATGATAATTTGGAATATCTGTTTGATACCAAAAAACCAGGGGACATTGAAAAAATACTAGCAGGTCTCGGTAGTATTCAAGTGGAAGCTCTGACGTACATTCGAGGACGCTCGATTCCCGGCCAATTCATTATTATTGATGAAGCGCAGAACTTATCCAAGCATGAGGTGAAAACGATCGTTTCCCGCGTAGGAGAGGGCAGTAAAATAGTTCTTCTTGGCGATCCAGATCAAATTGATCATCCTTATCTCGATGCATCGAGTAATGGATTAACTTATGTGGTTGAACGCTTCAAGCAGGAAGGTATTAGTGGACATATCACTCTTGAGCGTGGTGAACGCTCGCATCTAGCGCAATTAGCAGCCGATCTGCTCTGA
- a CDS encoding YhcN/YlaJ family sporulation lipoprotein, giving the protein MRLLCVVIVFLTLAVGCSQAPKSGAPSQDPNQNQVKVQQIAPQKLEIKDSKAVAERLENLATSIPQVESAHCVVFGDTAVVGINIKKDLDRAKVGTVKYSVAEALKKDPYGVNAIVTADLDLDQRLRNIRDNIQAGRPITGFAEQMADIMGRVMPQLPRDIRNMPDNAGPKDANQAGNPNP; this is encoded by the coding sequence GTGAGACTATTGTGCGTAGTTATAGTATTTCTGACCCTCGCGGTTGGCTGTAGTCAAGCGCCGAAAAGTGGTGCCCCCTCTCAAGATCCGAATCAAAATCAAGTAAAAGTTCAACAAATCGCCCCACAAAAGCTCGAGATAAAAGATTCAAAGGCTGTTGCAGAACGTTTGGAAAACTTAGCCACCAGTATCCCTCAGGTTGAAAGCGCGCACTGCGTCGTCTTCGGTGATACCGCCGTTGTCGGTATCAACATTAAGAAGGATTTGGATCGCGCAAAAGTCGGCACCGTTAAGTATTCGGTAGCTGAAGCGCTCAAGAAAGATCCATACGGAGTTAACGCCATTGTTACAGCAGATTTGGACTTAGATCAACGCTTGCGCAACATTCGGGATAACATCCAAGCAGGAAGACCGATTACCGGATTCGCTGAGCAAATGGCAGATATCATGGGCCGTGTAATGCCTCAGCTGCCGCGTGATATTCGCAATATGCCAGATAATGCAGGACCTAAGGACGCGAATCAGGCGGGAAATCCAAACCCGTAA
- a CDS encoding YlaH-like family protein yields the protein MNEWFGNHLYITYLLIFIFMSYVYNKVFRTRKLPVLKTAVIYVLLAIGSVMLLVFQIVGLPIVLCLAVAISLMFLVRIRYFIEKRSGNRPT from the coding sequence TTGAACGAGTGGTTTGGAAATCACCTGTACATCACTTACCTGTTAATCTTTATATTCATGTCTTATGTGTATAACAAAGTTTTCCGGACACGTAAATTGCCGGTTCTCAAGACAGCTGTCATCTATGTGCTGCTGGCCATTGGATCGGTTATGCTGCTTGTTTTTCAAATTGTAGGACTACCTATTGTGCTCTGTCTGGCTGTTGCCATATCGTTAATGTTTCTTGTTCGTATTCGGTATTTCATCGAGAAAAGAAGCGGCAATAGACCAACTTAA